A region of the Pelecanus crispus isolate bPelCri1 chromosome 1, bPelCri1.pri, whole genome shotgun sequence genome:
AGCTTGTGGTAGGTGACCGTCTCCAACCCTACTTGACAAAGTAGTGCTGGCACAAGTTGTAGTATAGATGTGATTATCTTGATAAAAATTCCTTGTGCTAGTACCAGTTACTCTGTTCAGCGACCTGATGCAGCCTATCCTAGTTAAAGTTGTTGTGCCTGAAATGAAGCCATAATGAAAATTAACAATGCAAGCAGTCAGGAGCTGTTTTTGTCCatgccattttgaattaagcaTCCCTCTACAACAGATATTTGAATGGCATATTAAATAGCCATTCAAACCCGACGGGAAGACATGGGGAAAAGATTCAGTACTGTAGGAAGGAAAACCCTGGGAAGTTCCCCttgggaggggagcaggaggaacaTCAGCACAGGTGAAGGAGCCCCGGCCTGGGCACCAGGCCATGCGACAGGagctttgggtcacacagagGTGCTGGGTATGGTGCATCCTCCCGGGATGTTGTTTGTAACACGTTCATGTTGTTCATAACAGCCAGGCCTGCAAATTTAGAGTGCACTCTGAAAACAAACCAGCCTGCTCACTGTCTGCCTCATGCACAACCAAAAACACTGTCACTGGAAAACAGTTCAGAATTACGATGAGGTACAAGCCAAAATAGAAGTGAGCTCATTCTCCCCTATCTCTGTTGGCTTTCTATTGCAAACAGGAGTTAAGGGTCccaaaaaaattccttcatcACGAAAGGAAACAGCTATGACTTTGAGCccacacacaaagaaaagttCTGCTCAGAAAGAAGTGctatttttagttgtttttcaaacaaaaactATGTTAAGCCCCAAACCTCAGTCTCCTCTGTTCCGTTTAATTTTCCTTAACGCTATTTATTGGCAAATGTTTCTATGTGGGACAGAGGTGAGCTTCATACTtgaaatttcttccttccccctgccttcACATCAGTCTGAAAATCAGTCAGTCTGCCTTCACATAGCACAGGGAACAGGTGCCAAGATCTGGGTATCTGAAGGGCCTGTTCATCTAACACAGAGTATGTGAACTCATAATGTCTGCATTATGCACCTGCTTTTAGCTCTTTTAAGAGGAGTGTGAAAActtatcaaaggaaaaaaataatgaaatgagaaGGAAGCAGCCCACTCCCACCCAGCACATCTCTTCCCATCCTGAGCACCTTCCTCCTCGGCAACCATTTGTCTCAGAGGCTGTGCAGAGGATGTCACACAAGACTTTAAACATTTCTCTGAGAATGACAGTGAATTATCTTCATTGAAAAACAGTATCTAGACACAGTTTAGCATCTGACTGTAGCCCACTTGTTGGCCAATTTTGTCTCCTATCCACTGGTTAGCACAACCCTTGTGGGgtagaaaaaaaagggggcagaAAACAAGGGGGCAGGTCCCCCCACTGTATGCAGCTGCACTGACGTTCCAGGAACTCCACGCGGGCACAGGGCCCGGTGTGTGAATCCAGTTGGAGGTTCAGAGCTGCCCTTACTAGCCTCTAGCAAGAGATGACAGCATTCATGATCTGTCCCCTTTGGTGTTTTGCTAATCTCTAGGTAAAAATTATTGGCTCTCTACCTGTGCATCCCATCCCTCGGGCTCGCTCTGCCTGCCGCACTTGCcgttttcttccttccttgccCACCCCACCTTCCTTTCAGTCTTCTTCCCAGTTACTTTATTCCCTTTCCcacttcccttcctgctctgcctctggACACAGCCACCCGCTCCAGTCTCTGAGTGGTGGAGCCACCTGCTCCAATCCCTTCGATACCATCGGAAAGCCAGGGTTAGCAGTGGGATTGGTAATTAACTGGGGATCTGGTTCCTAAAGCTAACAGTACACAATTTGTCTTCCATCTTTTCAGTTCCGAAATTTATCCTCACGGCTGTCAACCCCCTGGTCACCAATGGCAAGTCTTCCGTCAACCAGAACGATGGTACGTACCATCAAAAAGATACGGTTTTCTGCTCTCCTTTGACTTTGATTGAAATAAGGCTTTTTCCCACTGCAGAGCTTGgtctgagggagctgggacaaGGTAATGGAAACCCTGCTGAAATAGCTGCTCTTCCCCTCGGAGGGCAGCGTGACGGGCTGGGAGCAGGACGGGACGCACGCAAGCACAGTCCTGCTGTCACAGTACCGCTGTGAAACGAATGACCCCTCCACGCCTACCCATAACCAGCGTGCTGTCTTCTAACTTTCAGTGAACCAtgggaagagtaaaagtgaaacTGCAGTTGTTTCAGGGTGAAGAATCTTTCAAGAGCTATGCCAACACCTGCTCTTCTTAAGGGCAGATCAAATTAATGATGTGGCTAATGCGTATTCGCTGTCACCAATAACGGGAGCGTACTGCAGTGATTGGGCTGGGAAGTCCGTTTGAGAGCTGTGAAGCTTAACGGAAATAAATTCTTTCAGAAAGCTTGATGGGAATAGGCAAGGGGTTTCACTGGGCAATagattcttttaaataattttgccattttctaGATATTAAATACTTTCTATACTTTGTTATtactactttatttcaatttttttattatttgtcaAACATTGTTTGGTCTGATGTTCTGCAAGTTTCCTACGGCACAGCACTGGCCTGCTTGTGTTTTGGACAGACTTGTTAGTTCAAAAGTTACTGGGTGAGTATCAGCTTGGCAGCTTCATCATCTGCGATATGACTGAACCTGCTTTCCCTCCTCGTGTCACAGGTGTCGACCTTGATCCAAAGGAATCAAGACTTCCAAAGAAAGATGGAATTATTGTTAGCAACTCCTTGGCTACATTTGCATACATTAGAGGTAGGAAAATGAGGCTGAGATTGTTTGGTTCATTAGATTGTGGCATTTCGGGAAAAGGGGGGATCACCTCAGAAGGTCACAACTGGTAATCCCATGTTTATAGTAATAGTATTATTACAATATAATCACAGTCTTGTGGATGGGACAATCGCAGCATAATTGATATTTATAGAATATTTTCCATCTTGAAGGATCCAAACTCTTTTAGAGACTGCagccaagatttttttaaatgaatattttcaaTGGGGACTGTCAGTTgttcagtatttttgaaaacCTGGTCCTGATCTGGGAGCAGCACTGGAGACATCCATTTTTGGAAATGTTGGTTTGCATACATATAAGGATCATCAAggggcattaaaaaaaaacaaacaccaaacgCAGCCATCTCTGGTATGCGGCATGGCAGGTTTTGTGACTTAGCAACACTAAGGCAAACTTTGTTTAGGCAAATAATTTCATGATCACCGGATCTCTAACACCACAGGAGAAGTCAGGAATTTTGGAATCGAGCAAAGGCTGATGTTGGGAAGCTATTCTGGAGCTAAGATTCCTGCTCTTCTAGAAAACGCCAAGAACCACGCAGCTGTCGAGCATCATCCCACAGCCTTTGCAAGGGCTTCCCCCGCCAGCACGAGGGGCAGCCGCAGCCTGCCAGCGCGGCGagacagcctgtccctgcaggtggcacccagctgcccccagcagctctccccaaaaccccagaccCCACCATGCTTGAGACTTCCCGGCAACACCCCAAGCAGCCAGGGCTGGATTTTACAACCCATCGAGAAAGGCCATTTCCACATGTGTCTCACTTGTTGCTATACTGAGAAGTGATCTCAGACCAtgtcaaggaagaaaaatgctccCTACCCAGCCTGGCCTGGAGATGCTGCCGTGGCTCCGGGCAGCCCAGAGTCGCTCTTCCCATGCCCCCTCTTCATGAGGGTAAGGCCCATTTTGGCAGgatggctggaaaaaaaaaaggggtatGCTTCTGGTAGCTGGTTGAGAATGCTAGTAAGCTGCTAATAAAAAGATGGgataatgtttttcatttataatgTTATTAAGAGGCTGGGATTTTTGCACAGTAATTTGAAGAGGCAGAGACAGCAGTGTTCAGACTGCAAGTGCAGGGTGGTTTCGGTGCATGACAGAAAAAGCCTCCCCACGCACCCCATCCCCACAAGCACCCCCCACCGTTCTGGTGACGTAATGCAGGGCACTTCAGAAACGGCAGATGACTACTTTTTTTGTAGCTAGACTTCAGCAGAGTTTGTAAAGTGTGTAAGCACTGGCTTTCTGATTTCAGATCACCCTGAAAGAGCTGCTCTCCTGTTTGTGTCCAGCGTTTGCGTGGGATTAATCTTCACACTGTGTGCTTTGGTGATCTGCATGTCATGCTCGAATGACTTCCAGAAATTGCACAGAAGGACGGAACGCTTAGTGCCAGAAAGTGACGAAATGTATGAGAACAGTgaaaatgaggaggaggaggaggaagattcCTCCGATTCGGATGTCCAGGATGAGATAGTGGGACTTTACAGACCGTCTTACTCAGGTTACAATTCAGCAGAGGCGGCAGAACTGGCGGAAAGGATAGAGCGCAGGGAGCAGATCATACAAGAAATTTGGATGAACAGTGGTTTGGATATGACACCTCCTAGAAATATGgatacattttatattaatgAACAATAAATGGCTTATTTTGGATGACGCCCtagccctttttttttaaaaaagaaatgtaccTTCTGTGAAGGAACATTTGTATCAGTGCATATAATTATTTGTAAAGTAAGAAGAAATATATGCAATAAAAGGAGAGTTTCAAAGCCTTGACTGCCTATAAATCATTCTgtgaaaaacacatttacaaGCTTTCATAGTTTTAAGCTATGTTTAGTGTTAGGTTGTGGATTGCTTTTCACTGTAATTTGGGATAAATTGCCATATGCAGgttaagaaatattaaaaaaggagaaaaatatttaagcagcaTAACATGGAGAAGTACCTGCATTAGGACATGGCGCTTGTAACCAGTTAGTGTGTTGTAGCTCATAAATTACATGAGAATGTGCTCTATTGATGAGAAATGTGAGTATTATTAATAGAATGAGCAGGACAAAGCTAAATTAAACACAGGTTTCTTGaagcttttctgctgtttcattaACCCAACCTTTCCCTAATAAATCCTGTTCCTCCAGTAGCAGTGATCCTGATTACAAGGGGGTTAAATTCTGCTCGCTTGAGCCCAGCTGGTGCAATTACTTCAAAGAGAGAGGTGAAAGAAGGGTCCCTCTCTGGGCTGGAAGGTCTGGAAACTGAGCTGCAAAGAAGTGCCCCGTATTCAGTGAAAATTTTCAGGTTTGAGAACTAGTTTCCTTAGTAGCAGTCCTCTTGATGGTAATGTAACGGCACTGAAGTCAGGCCCACTTTGGCGTGCAGAGATTTCACAAGGCCTCTCAAGAGTCCacagcttcttttttaaagcacGTAGCCACCAGATAAGGCTAGCCCTAGGAAGAAAAGCCCTGCTGAGGCATGGCCATAAGGGCAAAAATCAGTCTGCATTAAAGACCTTTGGTACCTTGTTGTTAAGGAAAAGGTCATCATTCAACCATCAGAAGATACCTGTCCGAGATGTAATTCTGCTGCTACTCACACTGGCAAATTTGTGACGCACACCCTCAAAAATGGTTGCTTTCTTAAAAGGCTTTTGAAGCTGACACATACTAAGAATGCTGTGTTAATTTTTCTGGTATTAAAGCACGGCTTAGAGACAGCACTTGATTGAAGGTGAAattctcaagatttttttttataagttcACAATCTTCACTTGAAAATGGTCCAGACTAGTCAGATTTGGTTTCAGTCggacagaaaattaaatcagaaatgTATCTAAGATGAAAACACAACCTTcctgtctttaaataaaatgtctcCAATATTTTAATTGCAGTCCATAGGGAATTTACTgaacaaaaggaggaaaaatgtcaCTTCCTATTGGTAATACTTCATGAGTTCATTGTGCTTTCCCGCTCAGACGCTGTGCGTCTAGGTAGAGTGAAGTAGTATGAAACacttggaaagcaaaaaaagtggTATGACTTGTCATTTCCTACTGATACAAAGTCGGATTAAGCATGGGAAAACTTTAAAGGGAGGAAGGGGGCTTGCTCAGATGACTAAGGCGCAATCCCGTGCTCAACTGGAAAAACCTGAGTGGTGATTAGCATCCTATCAGCGGAAGGAAGAGAGGCTGAAGACGGACGGAGAGCTTAGGTCACCCGTGGCGCTGGGAAACTGCGTGCAACGCTGGGCGCAGCCCAGGAGCCTGGCCGCGCGCCCGCTGGGGCTCGGCTCTCCCCCTTTCCGATAGGAAGTCATCACAGCCTGTGCCACTGCACAGTATTGATGGATAGGTTTTGGTCTGGAAAAAACCCATGCCTTCGTCCTGAGGGTGGAAGAAGGcaggtttttccttttgctggcCCCGGGGGCAGGTGTGGGACAGCTCTGGTCCGGAGCTAGCTCCTTCCTCCTGACTCA
Encoded here:
- the EVA1C gene encoding protein eva-1 homolog C, with product MCSTQEPETRMKEPVNCVAPTSLQKVLDECQNLRSCQLLVNSRVFGPDLCPGTTKFLLVSFKCKPTEYKTKSACENQELKLHCQESKFLIIYSATYGRWAHEENVCSTGVERVPPFDCLSYTALEVLSKRCYGKQRCKIIVTSRDFGNPCLPGVTKHLNVSYACVPKFILTAVNPLVTNGKSSVNQNDGVDLDPKESRLPKKDGIIVSNSLATFAYIRDHPERAALLFVSSVCVGLIFTLCALVICMSCSNDFQKLHRRTERLVPESDEMYENSENEEEEEEDSSDSDVQDEIVGLYRPSYSGYNSAEAAELAERIERREQIIQEIWMNSGLDMTPPRNMDTFYINEQ